One genomic segment of Actinoplanes ianthinogenes includes these proteins:
- a CDS encoding GGDEF domain-containing protein, with protein sequence MRAARAALIGLVVGVVALAALAACGVTGRWVIGGVLAADLALLAVCARALSGGPAEQRQQPSHDGLTGLPNRAMMTATVERALPVAAAEQESAGLLMFDVDDLADVNYSLGQRIGDLLLTEVAARLSAAVRDTDTVARVGDDEFAVLLPTIGSAPACLETARRLLSAVQGPADLDGFQVRISATVGAAVYPAHASTPTELFERAESAMRTAKQSRSATALFGPEPTPPKPADRPALPFR encoded by the coding sequence GTGCGTGCCGCACGGGCCGCGCTGATCGGCCTCGTCGTCGGTGTGGTGGCGCTCGCCGCCCTGGCCGCCTGCGGCGTCACCGGCCGCTGGGTGATCGGCGGAGTCCTCGCCGCCGACCTGGCGTTGCTGGCGGTCTGCGCCCGGGCGCTGTCCGGCGGCCCGGCAGAGCAGCGTCAGCAGCCGTCGCACGACGGCCTGACCGGCCTGCCGAACCGGGCGATGATGACCGCCACCGTGGAACGGGCCCTGCCGGTCGCCGCCGCCGAGCAGGAGTCGGCCGGCCTGCTGATGTTCGACGTGGACGACCTGGCCGACGTGAACTACTCACTCGGCCAGCGGATCGGCGACCTGCTGCTGACCGAGGTGGCGGCCCGGCTCTCCGCCGCGGTCCGCGACACCGACACGGTGGCCCGGGTCGGCGACGACGAGTTCGCGGTGCTGCTGCCCACCATCGGGTCGGCGCCGGCCTGCCTGGAGACCGCCCGGCGCCTGCTGAGCGCGGTGCAGGGCCCGGCCGACCTGGACGGTTTCCAGGTAAGGATCAGCGCCACCGTCGGGGCCGCGGTCTACCCGGCGCACGCCTCGACCCCGACCGAGCTGTTCGAGCGGGCCGAATCCGCGATGCGCACGGCGAAACAGTCCCGCTCCGCCACCGCCCTGTTCGGCCCGGAGCCCACTCCCCCGAAACCGGCCGACCGCCCGGCCCTCCCGTTCCGCTGA
- a CDS encoding S9 family peptidase — protein sequence MIIDDRSAPFADLDAYVALPRIAGLRLSPDGRRLVVGVNTPDRKKNRYTTALWEVDPAGVHPARRLTRSDKGETAVAFTPDGDLLFTSARPDPEGDPDEEPISALWLLPAAGGEARVVASPPGGVQGLVAAPDGTLVFGSALAATSAGPDEEREFRKKRKDAGVTAVLYDEYPIRHWDQSFGPDRTRLLTAELDGEPRDLTGHVGRALGVLSTWDLSPDGRTVVATWAVAEPAGSQRYILVAIDVATGERRTLADDAAYEFEAPRISPDGTRVAVVVYRRSTADDPGDRWLALVPLDGGPVRDLTTAWDRWPADPRWLPDGSALIVAADHYGRAPLWRVDAATGQTTRLTTDDGCYTDYEVAPDGRSIYALRSTTDSPSAPVRVSIEGTPAVEHLLSPVADLPVPGRVAEVTATADDGTPLRAWLVLPADAGPDRPAPLLLWVHGGPLASWSSWSWRWNPWLAAAKGYAVLLPDPALSTGYGLEFIRRGWGAWGAAPYTDLIALTDATERRADIDAGRTAMMGGSFGGYMANWIAGHTDRFRAIVTHASLWSLDQMLGTTDASYYWIREMTPEAAQANSPHRFADEITTPMLVIHGDKDYRVPIGESLRLWWDLLSRSKAADGTSPHRFLFFPDENHWILTPGHAKVWYETVFAFLAHHVHGEPWQRPDLLG from the coding sequence GTGATCATCGATGACCGTTCGGCCCCTTTCGCTGACCTCGATGCCTACGTCGCGCTGCCCCGGATCGCCGGCCTGCGACTGTCCCCGGACGGTCGCCGGCTGGTGGTCGGGGTCAACACCCCGGACCGGAAGAAGAACCGGTACACCACCGCCCTCTGGGAGGTCGACCCGGCGGGCGTCCACCCCGCCCGCCGGCTGACCCGCAGCGACAAGGGCGAGACCGCGGTCGCGTTCACGCCCGACGGTGACCTGCTGTTCACCTCGGCGCGCCCGGACCCGGAGGGCGACCCGGACGAGGAACCCATCTCCGCGTTGTGGCTGCTCCCGGCCGCCGGTGGAGAGGCGCGGGTGGTGGCGTCCCCACCCGGCGGCGTGCAGGGCCTGGTCGCCGCCCCGGACGGGACCCTGGTGTTCGGCTCGGCCCTGGCCGCGACCTCGGCCGGCCCGGACGAGGAGCGCGAGTTCCGGAAGAAGCGCAAGGACGCCGGCGTCACCGCGGTCCTGTACGACGAATACCCGATCCGCCACTGGGACCAGTCGTTCGGCCCGGACCGCACCCGGCTGCTCACCGCCGAGCTGGACGGAGAGCCTCGCGACCTCACCGGTCACGTCGGCCGGGCGCTCGGTGTGCTGTCCACGTGGGACCTCTCCCCGGACGGCCGGACCGTGGTCGCCACCTGGGCGGTCGCCGAGCCGGCCGGTTCGCAGCGCTACATCCTGGTGGCGATCGACGTGGCGACCGGCGAGCGCCGCACCCTGGCCGACGACGCGGCGTACGAGTTCGAGGCCCCGCGGATCTCGCCGGACGGCACCCGGGTCGCGGTCGTGGTCTACCGCCGATCGACCGCCGACGACCCCGGGGACCGCTGGCTCGCCCTCGTCCCGCTCGACGGCGGGCCGGTGCGGGACCTGACCACGGCGTGGGACCGCTGGCCTGCCGATCCCCGCTGGCTGCCGGATGGGAGCGCGCTGATCGTGGCCGCCGACCACTACGGCCGTGCCCCGCTCTGGCGGGTCGACGCCGCCACCGGGCAGACCACCCGGCTGACCACCGACGACGGCTGCTACACCGATTACGAGGTGGCGCCGGACGGCCGGTCGATCTATGCGCTCCGCTCGACCACCGACAGCCCGTCCGCCCCGGTCCGGGTCTCGATCGAGGGCACCCCGGCGGTGGAACACCTGCTCAGCCCGGTCGCCGACCTGCCGGTTCCGGGACGCGTCGCCGAGGTGACCGCCACGGCCGACGACGGCACCCCGCTGCGCGCCTGGCTCGTCCTGCCGGCCGACGCCGGTCCGGACCGTCCGGCGCCGCTGCTGCTGTGGGTGCACGGCGGGCCGCTGGCCTCGTGGAGTTCCTGGTCCTGGCGGTGGAACCCGTGGCTCGCGGCGGCCAAGGGGTACGCCGTCCTGCTCCCCGACCCGGCCCTGTCCACCGGCTACGGGCTGGAGTTCATCAGGCGCGGCTGGGGTGCGTGGGGTGCGGCGCCGTACACCGACCTGATCGCGCTCACCGACGCCACCGAGCGGCGGGCGGACATCGACGCCGGCCGGACCGCGATGATGGGCGGCAGCTTCGGCGGCTACATGGCCAACTGGATCGCCGGGCACACCGACCGGTTCCGGGCGATCGTCACGCACGCGTCGCTGTGGTCGCTCGACCAGATGCTGGGCACCACGGACGCGTCGTACTACTGGATCCGGGAGATGACCCCCGAGGCCGCGCAGGCCAACTCGCCGCACCGGTTCGCCGACGAGATCACCACGCCGATGCTGGTGATCCACGGGGACAAGGATTACCGCGTGCCGATCGGCGAGTCGCTGCGCCTCTGGTGGGACCTGCTGTCCCGGTCGAAGGCGGCGGACGGCACGAGCCCGCACCGCTTCCTCTTCTTCCCGGACGAGAACCACTGGATCCTCACCCCGGGCCACGCCAAGGTCTGGTACGAGACGGTCTTCGCCTTCCTCGCCCACCACGTCCACGGCGAGCCGTGGCAACGCCCGGACCTGCTCGGCTGA
- a CDS encoding PepSY domain-containing protein: protein MFKVRTAIVLATGTLAVLGAAGTALAADGGFSGSPSTSASGGVAVSVEAAKAIAIRVAGGGTVESVEREIEHGVLVWDVDVIVGGVEHDIDVDSATGAVLRHRIKGGAEVRVSASPSVSASADDHGGRGRGSDDNGRGVTTRAVAARGTPSRVTTRAVTGRVRRRPVTTTVAAGRVRLRPVTTTVVAGRVRLRPVTTTVVAARVRLRPVTTTVAAGPARLRPVTTTVAAARARPRRATTRAGTTKATTRVARAAAPTTDLSTGTGIR from the coding sequence ATGTTCAAGGTTCGCACCGCGATTGTCCTGGCCACTGGCACGCTCGCCGTCCTCGGCGCGGCGGGCACCGCGCTCGCCGCCGACGGAGGCTTCTCGGGCTCGCCCTCGACCTCCGCGAGCGGCGGGGTCGCGGTGAGTGTCGAGGCGGCCAAGGCAATCGCGATCCGGGTGGCCGGGGGCGGCACGGTCGAGTCGGTGGAGCGGGAGATCGAGCACGGCGTGCTGGTCTGGGACGTGGACGTGATCGTCGGTGGGGTGGAGCACGACATCGACGTGGACAGCGCCACCGGGGCGGTGCTGCGGCACCGGATCAAGGGGGGTGCGGAGGTCCGGGTGTCGGCGTCCCCGAGCGTGTCGGCCAGCGCGGACGACCACGGCGGCCGGGGCCGGGGGAGCGACGACAACGGCCGGGGAGTGACGACAAGGGCGGTCGCAGCACGCGGCACGCCGAGCCGGGTGACGACAAGGGCGGTGACCGGACGCGTAAGGCGGAGGCCGGTGACGACAACGGTGGCAGCCGGACGCGTAAGGCTGAGGCCGGTGACGACAACGGTGGTAGCCGGACGCGTAAGGCTGAGGCCGGTGACGACAACGGTGGTAGCCGCACGCGTAAGGCTGAGGCCGGTGACGACAACGGTGGCAGCCGGACCCGCAAGGCTGAGGCCGGTGACGACAACGGTGGCAGCCGCACGCGCAAGGCCGAGGCGGGCGACGACAAGGGCGGGCACGACAAAGGCGACGACAAGGGTGGCAAGGGCCGCGGCTCCGACGACTGACCTTTCGACCGGAACGGGCATCCGGTGA
- a CDS encoding metal ABC transporter permease has translation MSWWDDAVHRAVAEALLAGALGAIVGVRVVVRRLSFFTMALTHATFPGVVAAALLGINVMIGGVVAGTVVTLGVVALGRRAGQGATAATGVLLSAGFALGAALVATRNGFGKDLSALLTGSVLAVGDGDLIATGVVLALVAAVLLVFGRQLTFSGFDPAGARSAGLAVPSWDLLLLLTVQVTVVAMVPAVGTFLAVALIVAPAAAARLWSDRIPVITALAVLFGTTSGLAGLYASARWNVAAGAAITLAAASVLPLSMLLSWCSRSVPGRGLARVATGPGDVRTENGS, from the coding sequence GTGAGCTGGTGGGATGACGCGGTGCATCGGGCGGTTGCCGAGGCGCTGCTGGCCGGTGCGCTCGGCGCGATCGTCGGCGTGCGGGTGGTGGTGCGGCGGTTGTCGTTCTTCACGATGGCGCTGACGCACGCGACCTTTCCCGGGGTGGTGGCCGCCGCGCTGCTCGGGATCAACGTCATGATCGGCGGGGTGGTCGCCGGGACCGTCGTGACGCTCGGGGTGGTGGCGCTCGGCCGCCGCGCGGGGCAGGGCGCGACGGCGGCGACCGGGGTGCTGCTGTCCGCCGGGTTCGCGCTGGGCGCGGCGCTGGTCGCGACCCGGAACGGCTTCGGCAAGGACCTGTCCGCCCTCCTGACCGGCTCCGTCCTCGCCGTCGGCGACGGCGACCTGATCGCCACGGGGGTGGTGCTAGCCCTGGTCGCCGCCGTGCTGCTGGTCTTCGGCCGGCAACTCACGTTCAGCGGTTTCGACCCGGCGGGGGCGAGGTCCGCCGGCCTGGCCGTGCCGTCCTGGGACCTGCTCCTCCTGCTCACCGTGCAGGTCACCGTCGTGGCGATGGTCCCCGCCGTCGGCACCTTCCTCGCGGTGGCGCTGATCGTCGCCCCGGCCGCCGCCGCTCGCCTGTGGTCCGACCGGATCCCGGTGATCACCGCGCTGGCGGTGCTGTTCGGGACCACCTCCGGGCTCGCCGGCCTCTACGCCTCCGCCCGCTGGAACGTCGCCGCCGGCGCCGCGATCACCCTGGCCGCGGCCTCGGTGCTGCCCCTGTCCATGCTCCTGAGCTGGTGTTCACGGTCCGTTCCCGGCAGGGGCCTCGCGCGGGTGGCCACGGGACCCGGCGATGTGCGTACCGAAAACGGGTCTTAG
- a CDS encoding metal ABC transporter permease, with the protein MDVFAVPFMGRALAELVLLGLVCGPIGFFVLTRRLSFTADALTHTVLPGVVIGFLAGGTTGLVAGALLAALLTAVALTLITRRGGVTDDAATAVLLTAMFAIGVALVSRKPSYTADLTAFLFGRLLTVSPAQLAETAVLALLILAGLAPLSRALLFRAFDPAGAAAAGYRVFRLDLGLNLLVALVVVAAVQAVGTILVVALLVVPPAAARLLTTRPIPLVLVATALILATAPLGLWLSWTASVDHGIPLGAAPTVVLLLVLTYLLALPLAALRRVRAGGEGRLGSQDAALSGRRVPAGRDVSLGSPGRARSAGRTPAGNGGGKRELVG; encoded by the coding sequence ATGGACGTGTTCGCTGTGCCGTTCATGGGGCGGGCGCTCGCCGAGCTGGTCCTGCTCGGGCTGGTGTGCGGGCCGATCGGGTTCTTCGTCCTCACGCGGCGGCTGTCGTTCACCGCGGACGCCCTCACCCACACCGTCCTGCCCGGAGTGGTGATCGGATTCCTGGCCGGTGGCACGACCGGCCTGGTCGCCGGCGCCCTGCTCGCCGCGCTGCTGACGGCCGTGGCGCTGACCCTGATCACCCGCCGTGGCGGCGTCACCGACGACGCCGCCACGGCGGTCCTGCTCACCGCGATGTTCGCGATCGGCGTGGCGCTGGTGTCCCGCAAGCCGTCCTACACCGCCGACCTGACCGCCTTCCTCTTCGGCCGCCTGCTCACCGTCTCCCCGGCCCAGCTCGCCGAGACCGCCGTCCTGGCGCTGCTGATCCTCGCCGGACTCGCCCCGCTCAGCCGCGCCCTGCTGTTCCGAGCCTTCGACCCGGCCGGCGCCGCCGCGGCCGGCTACCGCGTCTTCCGGCTCGACCTCGGGCTGAACCTCCTGGTGGCCCTGGTGGTGGTAGCCGCCGTCCAAGCCGTGGGAACCATCCTGGTGGTGGCCCTCCTGGTGGTCCCGCCGGCCGCGGCCCGCCTCCTGACCACCCGCCCGATCCCGCTCGTCCTCGTGGCCACCGCCCTGATCCTGGCCACCGCCCCACTGGGCCTGTGGCTGAGCTGGACCGCCTCGGTCGACCACGGCATCCCGCTCGGCGCCGCCCCCACCGTCGTCCTCCTCCTGGTCCTCACCTACCTGCTCGCCCTGCCCCTCGCCGCCCTCCGCCGAGTCCGGGCCGGTGGCGAGGGGCGTCTCGGAAGCCAGGACGCGGCCCTGAGCGGCCGGCGGGTCCCCGCCGGCCGGGACGTGAGCCTCGGCAGTCCGGGCAGAGCCCGGAGCGCCGGCCGGACGCCTGCCGGGAACGGAGGTGGCAAGCGTGAGCTGGTGGGATGA